ATCCAACAGCGGCAGCATCACCATCGGCGCGACTCCCAGCACCACACAGAAGGCGGCTAGGAGACCCATCCCGACAAGCATAGGGGCCGGCACTTCTTCAGCGTGGCGTGCCTGCGTACTTCGCGCCAGTGCGAGAAACGAAATCCCGAAAGCTTTTGCGAAGCAAGCCAGAGCCAGTACGCCGGTCAAGGCCAGGATAGCAGCGGCGATGGGCAGCATCAGTTTGAGAAACGCCGTCGGAAGCTGATAACTCAGAAAGAGACTTTGGAAGACCAGCCACTCGCTCACAAATCCATTCGTGGGAGGAAGTGCGGAAATCGAGACTGCTCCGACCAAAAAAAAGACTCCCGTCCAGGGCATGCGCCGAAGCAAGCCGCCATATTCCTCGATGTTACGTACATGAGTCGCATAGAGCAGCGAGCCGGCGCCTAGGAACAGCAGAGCCTTGAACATCGCGTGATTGATCGTGTGGTACAGCCCCGCCAGCAGTCCGAGAGCGGCCAGTTCCTTCAACCCGTAGGACTGAAAGACCATGCCGGCTCCGATTCCCAACAAGATGATTCCGATGTTTTCTACACTATGAAAGGCGAGGAGTCTCTTGAGGTCATGCTCCATCAACGCGTACATCACGCCCAGCAACGCTGATGTTGCTCCTAGGAACAGCACGGTGAACCCCCACCACCAGGGAAACTGGCCACCGAGAAAATCGAAATACACCCGAATCAGGGCATAGATCGCGGTCTTAATCATAACGCCGGACATCAGAGCCGAAATATGTGACGGTGCCGCGGGGTGAGCATAGGGCAGCCAGACATGGAGCGGTACGATACCCGCTTTTGTGCCGAAGCCGATCAAGGCCATCAGAAAGGCGAGCGTTCTCATGCCCTCCGGTAGGGACTGGTTAGGATGCCGGAAAATTTCAAAGGAGAACGACCCGGCACCCTGGAAGAGGATCAGGAATGCCACGATGATGAACGCCGTTCCGACATGCGTCATGATCAAGTAGAACAATCCCGCATAGCGGACCTCGGTTTTTTCATGCTCCGTCACCACGAGGAAATAGGAGAGCAACGACATCAGTTCCCATGCGATGAGGAAAAAGAAGCCGTTGTCCGCGAGCACCACCAGGGTCATGGAACAAAGAAACCCATTGAAGAGGGATCCAATCGTCGAGACTGATGCGCGCCCATCAAAATGCCGCACGTATCCAAGGGCATAAATCGAAGCGGCGAGACCCGCGAGGGAGATGGTCAAAAGAAAGAATGCGGCCAGTGGATCAATTCGAATCGTGAAGGCGAGCAGGGGAATCGTCGATGCTAGTGAGCCGGTGATGAATCCCGAAGACGTGAGGCCAAGGAGCCCGAGAACGACACCTGCGCTGGTTGCCACGACGGCGGGGACACCGGCAGAGAGACTTTGAACTTCAGCTCGTCGGGGGAGACAGAATGGGAGCAGTATACCGACGACATAGCTGCCGAGAAGAATCCATAA
This genomic window from Nitrospira sp. contains:
- the hyfB gene encoding hydrogenase 4 subunit B encodes the protein MLNLLWILLGSYVVGILLPFCLPRRAEVQSLSAGVPAVVATSAGVVLGLLGLTSSGFITGSLASTIPLLAFTIRIDPLAAFFLLTISLAGLAASIYALGYVRHFDGRASVSTIGSLFNGFLCSMTLVVLADNGFFFLIAWELMSLLSYFLVVTEHEKTEVRYAGLFYLIMTHVGTAFIIVAFLILFQGAGSFSFEIFRHPNQSLPEGMRTLAFLMALIGFGTKAGIVPLHVWLPYAHPAAPSHISALMSGVMIKTAIYALIRVYFDFLGGQFPWWWGFTVLFLGATSALLGVMYALMEHDLKRLLAFHSVENIGIILLGIGAGMVFQSYGLKELAALGLLAGLYHTINHAMFKALLFLGAGSLLYATHVRNIEEYGGLLRRMPWTGVFFLVGAVSISALPPTNGFVSEWLVFQSLFLSYQLPTAFLKLMLPIAAAILALTGVLALACFAKAFGISFLALARSTQARHAEEVPAPMLVGMGLLAAFCVVLGVAPMVMLPLLDRVVAPLAGISIEGKVLAMDGWALAPVNVEFSSLSTPALSLLLMALALLGWGLAVTFGGRLRKRRYKTWSCGINLTPRMEYTATGFVQPIKRVFSTVYQPTAKLETEFLHESRYFAKRRHFEFHIEPIFEKYLYDPLVAFFTTLADRLRVIQAGSLHLYLTYIFVTLILLLLLAV